A stretch of the Filimonas lacunae genome encodes the following:
- a CDS encoding c-type cytochrome, whose amino-acid sequence MKKLSIIFVLAAAGVTIVSCSDSAKRKPGSVYMPDMAYSRAYETYADHSNLAEKGINYNNRPVDGTVARGEEMPFSLAKDKAGDTANYFASKSIPNPVAALNETEMKNAERLYLINCAICHGPKLDGNGPLYKGGDGPYPAKPATLVGDAKYEAMPEGQMFYSVQYGKNLMGSYASQLSRKQRWSIIHYIKAKQAEAKGGSAPAAAPAAAQDSTTTAKK is encoded by the coding sequence ATGAAAAAATTATCAATCATATTTGTTCTGGCAGCAGCAGGTGTTACAATTGTTAGCTGCAGTGATTCTGCTAAGCGTAAGCCAGGAAGTGTGTATATGCCTGATATGGCTTACAGCCGTGCTTACGAAACGTACGCCGATCACAGTAACCTTGCAGAAAAAGGAATTAACTATAATAACAGACCAGTAGACGGTACTGTTGCACGTGGAGAAGAAATGCCTTTTTCACTGGCAAAAGACAAAGCTGGCGATACTGCAAACTATTTTGCTTCAAAATCAATACCTAACCCGGTTGCGGCTTTGAACGAAACTGAAATGAAAAATGCAGAGCGTTTATACCTGATCAACTGTGCTATATGTCATGGTCCTAAACTGGATGGCAATGGTCCTCTGTATAAAGGTGGTGATGGTCCATATCCTGCTAAACCTGCTACCCTGGTAGGTGACGCTAAGTATGAAGCAATGCCTGAAGGCCAGATGTTTTACTCTGTACAATACGGTAAAAACCTGATGGGAAGTTACGCTTCTCAATTAAGCCGCAAACAGCGCTGGAGCATTATTCATTACATTAAAGCAAAACAAGCTGAAGCAAAAGGCGGTTCTGCTCCTGCCGCTGCACCAGCAGCTGCTCAGGATAGCACCACCACTGCTAAGAAATAA
- a CDS encoding DUF3341 domain-containing protein: MAKKTFVVGAFSDEAVLFPAVKKVRTAGYKIQDVYTPFPVHGLDHALGMRETSLHTAGFIYGITGTTTALSCISWVFTKDWPLNIGGKPHFALPAWVPITFELTVLFAAVGMVLTFCFLCQLAPFVKKHHFHARATDDLFIMAIECTSKTNVDELQAFLKSTGAEEVNVQVAEDGWWYGRYDEDQQLITEPTATVA, translated from the coding sequence ATGGCAAAAAAGACATTTGTTGTTGGGGCTTTTAGCGATGAGGCGGTATTGTTTCCTGCGGTAAAGAAGGTACGTACTGCAGGCTATAAAATACAAGATGTGTATACGCCTTTTCCTGTGCATGGTTTAGATCATGCGCTGGGTATGCGGGAAACCAGCCTGCACACTGCAGGTTTCATATATGGTATCACCGGTACTACTACTGCCCTTAGCTGCATTTCATGGGTATTTACGAAAGACTGGCCTTTAAACATTGGTGGTAAACCTCACTTTGCTTTACCGGCATGGGTACCTATTACTTTTGAGTTAACGGTATTATTTGCGGCAGTAGGTATGGTACTTACTTTCTGCTTCCTGTGTCAGCTGGCACCTTTTGTAAAGAAGCATCACTTCCACGCCCGCGCTACTGATGACCTGTTCATCATGGCTATTGAATGTACCAGCAAAACAAATGTTGACGAGCTACAAGCCTTCTTAAAAAGCACCGGCGCTGAAGAAGTGAACGTTCAGGTTGCTGAAGATGGATGGTGGTACGGCCGTTACGATGAGGATCAACAATTAATTACTGAACCGACAGCTACAGTTGCATAA
- a CDS encoding quinol:cytochrome C oxidoreductase, producing MASIRAQFEIPGKMKTWSIALIAIGLLSFIIGLVTKGMGNEHEKVEFIGTLMYNSIFFMLVCNASMFFICATTLALGGWQMVFRRIPEAISTLVPIFGVISLVILLYVVLTGNHHIYHWLDKEAVSGDVILNGKKGFLNPTFYITWTILAIGGWSLLGARMRKLSSEADERAMNGEEGQRFIWRNTVSAALFIVWFALTVGSTIPWLWMMSIDAHWYSTMYSWYTFASSFVSGMSLVALFVIYMKNKGYLEYTNQEHLHDIGKFMFAFSIFWTYLWFSQYMLIWYANIPEETIYYKHRVQGAYKGIFFLNLIINFICPILILMKRGAKRNYTLITFMAVLIIFGHWVDFYQMVMGSLSKEHVTLGWLDFGIAAFFVGMIIFFVGRALASKPLVAKYHPFLKESIIHHT from the coding sequence ATGGCATCTATCAGAGCGCAATTTGAGATTCCGGGTAAAATGAAAACATGGTCGATAGCCCTGATCGCTATAGGTTTACTGTCTTTCATTATAGGATTGGTTACCAAAGGCATGGGCAACGAACATGAAAAAGTTGAATTCATAGGTACTCTCATGTACAACAGCATATTCTTTATGCTGGTATGTAATGCAAGCATGTTTTTCATTTGCGCTACTACTTTGGCTTTGGGTGGCTGGCAAATGGTATTCCGTCGTATACCAGAGGCTATTTCTACCTTGGTTCCGATCTTCGGAGTTATAAGCTTAGTTATTTTACTTTATGTTGTTTTAACCGGTAATCATCATATTTACCACTGGCTGGATAAAGAAGCGGTATCGGGTGATGTTATCTTGAACGGTAAAAAAGGCTTCTTAAACCCAACATTCTACATCACCTGGACTATTTTGGCTATTGGTGGCTGGAGTTTATTAGGTGCAAGAATGCGTAAATTAAGCTCTGAAGCAGATGAAAGAGCTATGAACGGTGAAGAAGGCCAGCGTTTTATCTGGAGAAACACAGTTTCTGCTGCCTTGTTTATTGTATGGTTTGCTTTAACGGTAGGTTCTACTATCCCCTGGTTGTGGATGATGAGTATTGATGCACACTGGTATAGCACCATGTATAGCTGGTATACTTTCGCAAGCTCTTTTGTTTCTGGTATGTCACTGGTTGCCTTGTTTGTTATTTACATGAAAAATAAAGGTTACCTGGAATACACTAACCAGGAACACCTGCACGATATTGGTAAGTTCATGTTTGCCTTCTCTATTTTCTGGACATATCTGTGGTTCTCTCAGTATATGCTTATCTGGTACGCAAACATTCCTGAAGAAACTATTTATTACAAACACCGTGTTCAGGGTGCTTACAAAGGCATCTTCTTCCTGAACCTGATCATCAACTTTATTTGTCCTATCCTGATTTTGATGAAACGCGGTGCAAAAAGAAACTATACGCTGATTACCTTTATGGCGGTATTAATCATATTCGGTCACTGGGTTGATTTTTATCAAATGGTAATGGGTAGCCTTTCTAAAGAACATGTTACCTTAGGCTGGCTGGATTTCGGTATTGCTGCATTCTTTGTTGGTATGATTATATTCTTTGTAGGCAGGGCGCTGGCTTCCAAACCACTGGTTGCGAAATACCATCCTTTCCTGAAAGAAAGTATCATCCACCATACGTAA
- a CDS encoding cytochrome C oxidase subunit IV family protein, protein MEHTSEVLHHEGHVHHDAEAGKKEVKKITLYLSVLTILELIVGYYMYSAKIEEGAFRSFLKTLIIIMMMWKATYIVGYFMHLKHEIRNFLMTIVVPLFLFIWFIIAFLADGHSYNNLRNKYDKAYVERSKMKMEVKEHESHEKEHAAGEEKTGELH, encoded by the coding sequence ATGGAACATACATCAGAAGTATTACATCACGAAGGGCACGTTCACCACGATGCGGAAGCTGGAAAGAAAGAGGTTAAAAAAATTACGCTTTACCTGTCTGTTTTAACCATTTTGGAATTGATTGTTGGTTATTATATGTACAGTGCTAAAATAGAAGAAGGTGCTTTCAGAAGCTTTCTGAAAACTTTAATCATCATTATGATGATGTGGAAAGCCACTTATATCGTTGGCTATTTCATGCACTTAAAACATGAAATCCGCAACTTCCTGATGACGATTGTTGTTCCTCTTTTCCTGTTCATCTGGTTTATCATCGCATTCCTTGCTGATGGCCATTCTTATAACAACCTGAGAAATAAGTACGACAAGGCTTATGTGGAAAGGTCTAAGATGAAAATGGAAGTGAAAGAACACGAATCTCACGAGAAAGAACACGCTGCTGGTGAAGAAAAAACCGGTGAGCTGCATTAA
- a CDS encoding cytochrome c oxidase subunit 3, which yields MSAVSTDTDTQKKRIHPHKFTLWVAMGSIIMMFAGLTSAYVVKRAQSKWIEFDLPVTFWIATVVILISSGTIHLALKAFKAREMARYRLLITITAVLGLLFAGLQLVGFLQVNHEVPMLYENSNPSSSFLGIIGGLHALHVLGGVVAILVIFFRAYSVKNKQYASTPVEIVATYWHFVDILWIYLFVFFNWIG from the coding sequence ATGAGTGCGGTGAGTACAGACACGGATACACAGAAAAAAAGAATACACCCTCACAAGTTTACCTTGTGGGTAGCCATGGGCAGCATTATTATGATGTTTGCTGGTTTAACCAGTGCCTATGTGGTGAAAAGAGCACAGAGCAAATGGATTGAGTTCGATCTGCCTGTGACTTTCTGGATAGCTACGGTGGTTATTTTAATCAGCAGCGGTACTATTCACCTTGCCTTAAAGGCTTTTAAAGCAAGAGAAATGGCGCGCTACCGTTTACTGATCACTATTACCGCGGTATTAGGTTTATTATTTGCCGGTTTACAACTGGTTGGCTTTTTACAGGTAAACCACGAGGTGCCTATGCTGTATGAAAACAGCAACCCGTCTTCTTCCTTCCTGGGTATTATCGGCGGATTGCATGCTTTACACGTATTAGGTGGTGTAGTGGCTATACTGGTGATATTCTTTAGGGCTTATAGTGTGAAAAACAAACAGTACGCGAGCACACCGGTGGAAATCGTGGCTACTTACTGGCACTTTGTTGACATACTCTGGATATACTTATTTGTATTTTTTAACTGGATTGGATAG
- the cyoE gene encoding heme o synthase, translating to MKSKLQDYKQLIKFTLSFTVVFSCVICYLLAPKVVEYDWIQIILLFVAGMLVTGSANAINQAVEKDTDAVMKRTADRPVASGRMSVKEAYTFALIAGLVGVFMMYHFFNLSSALVSLFSLFLYAFIYTPVKKISSIAVLVGAVPGALPCLIGWVAGNDDFGAGGWALFGIQFLWQFPHFWAIAWVAHGDYSKAGFKLLPADKGPTKFTAVQCVMYAVLMIPVCMLPYYFGLTGIVSFWIVLVLNGFLVMQCVRLFIAMDIKSARRVMFSSYIYLPLVLLALLADKIHH from the coding sequence TTGAAGAGCAAACTTCAGGACTACAAGCAGCTGATAAAGTTTACACTGAGCTTTACAGTGGTTTTTTCCTGCGTGATTTGTTATTTACTGGCGCCTAAAGTAGTGGAGTACGACTGGATTCAGATTATCCTGTTATTTGTTGCCGGTATGCTGGTAACAGGTAGTGCCAACGCCATTAACCAGGCAGTGGAAAAAGATACGGATGCAGTAATGAAACGTACGGCAGACAGGCCAGTGGCCAGCGGTCGTATGTCGGTAAAAGAAGCTTACACGTTTGCACTGATTGCCGGCCTGGTAGGAGTGTTTATGATGTATCACTTCTTTAACCTGTCTTCTGCATTGGTTTCCCTGTTTAGTTTGTTCCTGTATGCTTTTATTTACACCCCGGTTAAAAAAATCAGTTCTATCGCCGTTCTGGTGGGCGCTGTTCCGGGAGCTTTACCTTGCTTAATTGGCTGGGTAGCGGGTAACGACGATTTTGGAGCAGGTGGCTGGGCTTTATTCGGCATCCAGTTTTTATGGCAGTTTCCGCATTTCTGGGCAATAGCCTGGGTGGCGCATGGAGATTACAGTAAAGCAGGTTTTAAATTATTACCTGCTGATAAGGGACCCACTAAGTTTACAGCTGTTCAATGTGTGATGTATGCGGTGTTGATGATCCCTGTTTGTATGCTGCCTTATTATTTTGGGTTAACAGGTATTGTGAGTTTCTGGATAGTGCTGGTATTAAATGGTTTCCTGGTAATGCAATGTGTGCGGTTGTTTATAGCAATGGATATTAAGTCGGCACGCCGGGTAATGTTCAGCAGCTATATATATCTGCCGCTGGTATTACTGGCTTTACTGGCAGACAAAATTCATCATTAA
- a CDS encoding SCO family protein gives MNKKALLALCIAIMIPVVSYLIMKYASTDAVIVPRRMLLDTTITRVESGKEITDSIWHVTKNIHLVNQLGDTVGLYDVPGKVIVADFFFTSCGSICPTLTSNMLKMQRSFNKGGEARNKIDTSVVQFMSFTVDPERDSVTRLKNYADHFGVNHDNWWMLTGPKDSIYRFAFEELKVDKFSTEPIDPDFVHTSRFVLIDKDHYVRGYYNGLDSVSLRKLARDIGVLMLEKDSMHPGKLPFDPLLMLVFLIISVVVVVVVLTVVSKKNKA, from the coding sequence ATGAATAAGAAAGCGCTACTGGCACTATGTATTGCCATAATGATTCCGGTGGTAAGTTACCTGATAATGAAATATGCCAGCACTGATGCGGTAATTGTGCCTCGTCGCATGCTGCTGGATACTACTATTACCCGGGTAGAAAGTGGAAAGGAAATAACAGACAGTATCTGGCATGTTACCAAAAATATCCACCTGGTAAACCAGCTGGGCGATACGGTAGGTTTATACGATGTACCGGGTAAGGTAATCGTAGCTGATTTCTTTTTTACCAGCTGCGGCAGCATTTGTCCTACTCTTACCAGCAATATGCTTAAAATGCAACGCTCCTTTAATAAAGGCGGTGAAGCCAGGAATAAGATAGATACCTCCGTTGTACAGTTTATGTCGTTTACGGTTGATCCGGAACGTGATTCTGTTACCCGCCTTAAAAATTACGCTGACCACTTTGGCGTAAACCATGATAACTGGTGGATGCTTACCGGACCTAAAGACAGCATTTACCGCTTTGCCTTTGAAGAACTGAAAGTAGATAAGTTCAGTACCGAGCCTATTGACCCGGATTTTGTGCACACCAGCCGTTTTGTATTGATTGACAAAGACCACTATGTACGCGGTTATTACAACGGGTTAGATTCTGTTTCCCTACGCAAGCTGGCCCGCGACATTGGGGTACTGATGCTGGAAAAAGATAGTATGCACCCTGGCAAATTACCTTTCGATCCTTTGTTAATGCTGGTGTTTCTTATTATTTCGGTAGTAGTGGTAGTGGTGGTGTTAACGGTTGTTTCTAAAAAGAATAAAGCATAA
- the nrfD gene encoding NrfD/PsrC family molybdoenzyme membrane anchor subunit, with product MHLKYESQLREPLVTGNKDYHQVTEDICRPIEAKPTKLWYVGFFIAVCLLMFGVYSVYREVTYGIGQWNLNKTVGWGWDITNFVWWVGIGHAGTLISAILLLFRQGWRTGVNRAAEAMTIFAVMCAGQFPIFHMGRVWMAFFVLPYPNTRGPLWTNFNSPLLWDVFAISTYFTVSLLFWYSGLIPDFATVRDRAKTKLRKLLYGVASFGWTGSTKHWQRHESLSLVLAGLSTPLVLSVHTIVSFDFATSVIPGWHTTIFPPYFVAGAVFSGFAMVQTLMLMLRKIFVLEDYITLGHIEAMNKVIVLTGSIVGCAYLTELFMGWYSQNKYEGYTFWYSRANLFSPYGWSYWGMMACNVISPQIFWSKKMRRNLFVTFFMSIIVNIGMWFERFVIIVTSLYRDYLPSSWSVYYSPSTWEMGFYAGTFGLFFTCFFLFAKYFPVIAIAEIKYVLKTTGDNYKAEVTKEETMEVDEFVHEYAH from the coding sequence ATGCATCTTAAGTACGAATCACAGCTAAGGGAACCACTGGTAACTGGTAATAAAGATTATCACCAGGTGACTGAGGATATTTGTCGCCCTATTGAAGCTAAGCCAACCAAATTATGGTATGTTGGTTTTTTCATCGCAGTATGTCTGCTGATGTTTGGTGTATATAGTGTATACAGGGAGGTTACTTACGGTATTGGCCAGTGGAACCTGAACAAAACCGTGGGTTGGGGATGGGATATCACCAACTTCGTATGGTGGGTAGGTATCGGTCATGCCGGTACTTTGATCTCAGCGATCCTGTTGTTATTCCGTCAGGGTTGGAGAACCGGTGTAAACCGTGCGGCAGAAGCGATGACCATCTTCGCGGTAATGTGCGCAGGCCAGTTCCCTATCTTCCACATGGGTCGTGTATGGATGGCGTTCTTCGTACTGCCTTATCCTAACACCCGCGGTCCTTTATGGACTAACTTCAACTCTCCGTTGTTGTGGGACGTGTTCGCGATCTCTACTTACTTTACCGTATCACTGCTGTTCTGGTACTCAGGTCTGATTCCTGACTTCGCTACAGTTCGTGACCGCGCTAAAACTAAATTACGCAAGTTATTATATGGTGTAGCTTCTTTCGGCTGGACCGGTAGTACTAAACACTGGCAGCGTCACGAGAGTTTATCTCTGGTACTGGCGGGTTTATCTACTCCACTGGTACTGTCTGTACACACCATTGTATCTTTTGACTTCGCAACTTCAGTTATCCCTGGCTGGCACACTACCATCTTCCCTCCCTACTTCGTAGCGGGTGCGGTATTCTCCGGTTTCGCCATGGTGCAAACGCTGATGTTGATGTTACGTAAAATCTTTGTACTGGAAGATTATATTACCCTGGGTCACATCGAAGCGATGAACAAGGTAATTGTATTAACCGGTTCTATCGTAGGTTGTGCTTACTTAACCGAGTTATTCATGGGTTGGTATAGCCAGAACAAATACGAGGGTTACACATTCTGGTACAGCCGTGCCAACCTGTTCAGCCCTTATGGCTGGAGCTACTGGGGTATGATGGCTTGTAACGTAATCAGCCCTCAGATTTTCTGGAGCAAGAAAATGAGAAGAAACCTGTTTGTTACCTTCTTCATGAGTATCATCGTTAACATCGGTATGTGGTTCGAACGTTTTGTAATCATCGTTACTTCCCTGTATCGCGATTACTTACCATCCAGCTGGTCTGTATACTACAGTCCTTCTACCTGGGAAATGGGCTTCTACGCCGGTACATTCGGTTTATTCTTTACCTGCTTCTTCCTGTTTGCGAAATACTTCCCTGTAATCGCCATCGCGGAAATCAAGTACGTATTGAAAACCACCGGTGACAACTATAAGGCAGAAGTTACCAAGGAAGAAACAATGGAAGTGGATGAGTTTGTTCACGAGTACGCACATTAA
- a CDS encoding cytochrome c oxidase subunit II, with protein MSMFFTIAVIVLVFLVIFQIAKASEYVSVLKGEEKSRAQSNKINGFLMVAFLVLGLIGVYLCNKALYPKTLLPVGSASEQGEKVDSMLIVTLWITGFVFVATQIVLFVFAYKYQENPKRKVFFFPHNNTMELIWTVVPAITLTILVVIGLRNWFTFTSDAPANSLRVEVTGKQFGWIFRYAGKDNEFGKKYFRVIDDANNNPLGQVWADQEKFNMKADPANNDDIVQSQTMYCVKGKPVQLIIGSRDVIHDVGLPQFRMKMDAVPGTPTTLWFTPKYTTKEMKEKTGNPDFIYEISCDQMCGNGHYSMKGIIEVVTQEEFDVWMAKQKPNYLVANPDKDPSNAPAAAATTPVVDSTKKVALAH; from the coding sequence ATGTCAATGTTTTTTACCATCGCAGTGATAGTACTGGTTTTCCTGGTGATCTTCCAGATTGCTAAAGCCAGTGAGTACGTATCTGTGTTGAAGGGTGAAGAAAAATCCCGTGCGCAAAGCAATAAGATTAACGGTTTCCTGATGGTGGCTTTTCTTGTGCTGGGCTTAATAGGTGTTTACCTGTGCAACAAGGCTTTATATCCTAAAACTTTATTGCCTGTAGGTAGCGCCAGCGAACAAGGTGAGAAGGTAGATTCCATGTTAATTGTTACCTTATGGATTACAGGTTTCGTATTTGTAGCCACACAAATAGTATTGTTTGTATTTGCCTATAAGTATCAGGAAAATCCAAAACGCAAGGTTTTCTTCTTCCCTCATAACAACACCATGGAGTTGATCTGGACAGTTGTTCCAGCTATCACTCTTACTATTCTGGTAGTAATTGGTTTACGTAACTGGTTTACTTTTACCAGTGATGCTCCTGCCAATTCACTGCGTGTGGAAGTAACAGGTAAACAGTTTGGCTGGATATTCCGTTATGCAGGTAAAGACAACGAATTCGGTAAAAAATATTTCCGTGTAATTGACGACGCAAACAATAACCCACTGGGTCAGGTTTGGGCTGATCAGGAGAAATTTAATATGAAAGCTGATCCTGCTAACAACGATGATATCGTTCAGTCTCAAACTATGTATTGTGTAAAAGGCAAGCCGGTTCAACTGATCATTGGTTCAAGAGACGTAATCCATGACGTAGGTTTACCTCAGTTTCGTATGAAAATGGATGCTGTACCAGGTACACCCACTACTTTGTGGTTTACTCCTAAGTACACTACCAAAGAAATGAAAGAGAAGACAGGTAACCCTGACTTTATCTACGAGATAAGCTGCGACCAGATGTGTGGTAACGGACACTACTCTATGAAAGGGATCATTGAAGTAGTAACGCAGGAAGAGTTTGATGTTTGGATGGCAAAACAAAAACCTAACTACCTGGTGGCTAATCCTGATAAGGATCCTAGCAACGCACCAGCTGCCGCTGCCACTACACCTGTTGTAGACAGCACTAAAAAAGTGGCGCTGGCTCACTAG
- a CDS encoding cytochrome c oxidase subunit 3, translating to MATTATTKPKYWAGGRSPFNVEYGKVMMWYFLMSDAFTFGAFLIAYGTTRFATNGWPDPNHVFNSFPGLGAGYPLLFVSLMTFILIVSSVTMVLAVKAGQEMRKQAVVKNLIWTIIGGLAFLSCQAWEWTHLFHEGAWWGSNPFPNHDGTLSSPNFTNFFFTITGFHGFHVLSGVVINIVMLIMTLNDKFEKRGHYLMIEKAGLYWHFVDLVWVFVFTCFYLI from the coding sequence ATGGCAACGACAGCTACAACAAAACCCAAATACTGGGCGGGCGGAAGAAGCCCTTTTAACGTGGAGTACGGCAAGGTGATGATGTGGTACTTCCTGATGAGTGATGCCTTTACATTTGGTGCATTCCTGATTGCTTATGGTACTACCCGTTTTGCCACTAACGGATGGCCTGACCCTAACCACGTGTTTAATTCATTTCCTGGATTGGGCGCTGGTTATCCATTGTTGTTTGTAAGTTTAATGACTTTTATCCTGATCGTAAGCTCTGTTACCATGGTACTGGCAGTGAAAGCTGGCCAGGAAATGAGAAAACAGGCGGTAGTTAAAAACCTGATCTGGACTATTATAGGTGGCTTAGCTTTCTTAAGCTGTCAGGCCTGGGAATGGACACACCTGTTCCACGAAGGCGCATGGTGGGGTAGCAATCCTTTCCCTAACCATGATGGCACTTTAAGCAGCCCTAACTTCACTAACTTCTTCTTCACTATTACTGGTTTCCACGGTTTCCACGTATTGTCTGGTGTGGTTATCAACATTGTAATGCTGATTATGACCCTGAATGATAAATTCGAGAAAAGAGGTCATTACCTGATGATAGAAAAAGCTGGTTTATACTGGCACTTTGTAGACTTAGTATGGGTATTCGTATTTACCTGTTTCTATCTGATCTAA
- a CDS encoding cytochrome c oxidase subunit I, with translation MSNEAVLHANVGVSGHDAHHDEHHGHHHETFISKYVFSMDHKMIAKQFLITGMVWAVLGGLMSVLFRLQLGYPDSTFPWLEDILGKWAKGGRISAEAYYALVTTHGTVLVFFVLTAGLSGTFSNFLIPLQIGARDMASPLMNMLSYWFFFIASIVMLSSVFVETGPFSGGWTAYPPLSALGDASPGSKTGMDLWLTAMALFVVSQLLAGLNYIATILNMRTKGMSMTRLPLTIWALFFTAVLGVLSFPVLFSGFILLIFDRNFGTSFYLSDIFIATTNTALPNEGGSAILYQHLFWFLGHPEVYIILLPAMGMASEVLSTNARKPIFGYMAMVGSMFAIAVLAFLVWAHHMFVTGLNPFLGSIFVLLTLLIAVPSAIKVFNWLTTLWRGNIRFTPGMMFAIGFVSLFISGGLTGIWLGNSALDIHLHDTYFVIAHFHIVMGVASMFGMFAGVYHWYPKMYGRYLNNTLAYIHFWITLVGAYLIFWPMHYEGLAGMPRRYYDYGVWESFKQFIELNRFISTVVIIVFAAQFFFLFNFFYSIFKGRKVTTTNPWGSNTLEWTTPINPGHGNWAGEIPEVHRWAYDYGKDGHDFIPQTVPVGDDESAH, from the coding sequence ATGAGTAACGAAGCTGTTCTGCATGCAAACGTGGGTGTTTCCGGGCATGATGCTCATCATGATGAACATCACGGGCATCACCATGAGACATTTATCTCCAAGTACGTTTTCAGCATGGATCACAAAATGATTGCAAAACAATTCCTGATAACAGGGATGGTTTGGGCTGTGCTTGGTGGTTTAATGTCTGTTTTATTCCGTTTGCAATTGGGCTACCCCGATTCTACTTTTCCATGGTTAGAAGATATCCTGGGTAAATGGGCTAAAGGTGGTCGTATTAGCGCTGAAGCTTATTATGCACTGGTTACTACACACGGTACCGTTCTGGTATTCTTTGTATTAACAGCAGGCTTAAGTGGTACGTTCTCTAACTTTCTTATTCCGTTGCAGATTGGTGCAAGGGATATGGCTTCTCCTTTAATGAACATGCTTAGCTACTGGTTTTTCTTCATTGCCAGTATCGTAATGCTTTCATCTGTATTTGTTGAAACCGGTCCATTCAGTGGTGGTTGGACAGCTTATCCTCCGTTAAGTGCGTTAGGCGATGCTTCACCAGGTTCTAAAACCGGTATGGATTTATGGTTAACAGCGATGGCCCTGTTTGTGGTATCTCAGCTGTTGGCTGGTTTGAACTATATTGCTACTATCCTTAACATGCGTACCAAAGGTATGAGCATGACCAGGTTGCCATTAACTATCTGGGCATTGTTCTTCACCGCTGTTCTGGGTGTATTATCTTTCCCTGTATTATTCTCAGGTTTTATCCTGCTGATATTCGACCGTAACTTCGGTACCAGCTTCTACCTGTCTGATATCTTTATTGCTACTACCAACACTGCGTTGCCTAACGAAGGTGGTAGTGCCATCCTTTATCAGCACTTGTTCTGGTTCCTGGGTCACCCCGAAGTATATATCATCCTGTTACCTGCTATGGGTATGGCGTCAGAGGTATTATCTACCAACGCACGCAAACCTATCTTCGGTTATATGGCAATGGTGGGATCAATGTTTGCTATCGCGGTTCTGGCCTTCTTAGTATGGGCACACCACATGTTCGTAACCGGATTGAATCCATTCCTCGGTTCTATATTCGTATTACTGACCTTGTTAATTGCGGTGCCTTCTGCTATTAAAGTGTTCAACTGGTTAACAACGTTATGGCGTGGTAATATCAGGTTTACTCCTGGTATGATGTTCGCCATCGGTTTTGTAAGCTTATTTATCTCAGGTGGTTTAACTGGTATCTGGTTAGGTAACTCTGCACTGGATATTCACCTGCACGATACTTACTTTGTAATTGCCCACTTCCACATAGTAATGGGTGTAGCGTCTATGTTTGGTATGTTTGCCGGTGTTTACCACTGGTATCCTAAAATGTATGGCCGCTACCTGAACAACACATTGGCTTATATCCACTTCTGGATTACCCTTGTTGGTGCTTACCTGATTTTCTGGCCTATGCACTACGAAGGTTTAGCCGGCATGCCACGTCGTTACTACGATTACGGTGTTTGGGAAAGCTTTAAACAGTTTATTGAACTGAACAGATTTATCAGTACTGTAGTAATCATTGTATTTGCTGCACAGTTCTTCTTCCTGTTTAATTTCTTTTATTCTATTTTCAAAGGAAGAAAGGTTACTACTACCAATCCATGGGGTTCTAACACCCTGGAGTGGACTACACCTATCAATCCTGGTCACGGTAACTGGGCTGGAGAAATTCCTGAAGTTCACCGTTGGGCTTACGATTACGGTAAGGATGGTCATGATTTCATTCCGCAAACAGTACCTGTTGGCGATGATGAGTCGGCACACTAA